A stretch of Vigna angularis cultivar LongXiaoDou No.4 chromosome 4, ASM1680809v1, whole genome shotgun sequence DNA encodes these proteins:
- the LOC108331874 gene encoding uncharacterized protein LOC108331874 isoform X1 codes for MSTLEAEAEPSSNHIHSLPLVDLRLLSQPELYTLSLSGATHRHQRASDNDPVIPKIDRSNFNESAGSRKQTFSKLRLNKRKQNSAALASSSYHIPEPVDRENSQIISLLQQLFGVEPLRNELRPNSGDAADRQLFPVHVEFKQPPPLPVAFQNVPIDVIDASNRKRKRGRPRKNENLVTVFEEETKKVNEEGSTVVRVNERGFGMDADGLDYDPFGEELKRRTEGLETERQLLEFLETLNGEWASQRKKRRIVSASDLSDLLPAGWKIVITLLRRAGRASVVCRRYVSPGGHQFESCKEASAYLLSVSGVQDKGYLKSSCTDDGAQQLSSSMNMASESSVGHVPARATKTDANANYSSIHSGQENQLPISLSVGSGNFNSDLALGCKSGAASDDFRGFDHQTEDKKLLEADKNDGSSVQGCSHVNDIVCNESTDAACNLYIPLVFSTPFSTNNSDNGQISDAATCIEGGISNFASQDTNTGCPETVPCGIDNNGLGLSVKLVEENTQKISFDSSTLAPNSEGKIFSGKNLEDRHLISSQEDMEIADDKVTNDDKQLIVCGTDRSEFKDVFTDIKLQSSSEGFSLVTSHCELKHASLSNMDRTQTSELKDSAEENIFDSDLFSSSIDERTCVPSGYISNVSFSSCTQDAVEYGGFDFSSDLKLTKDVSDNHILSNEDAVTRCLQERSSLNDQNSMMGNLLHRSSQSDLFALTANQHPSAFHDNLNTCDGTFDALKGVDAGYMEPQLGIVSCSNIAVDAYTTASIMQGNSQGCVSVPLGGSILNFEKKSDDGANKANKPCLSEKSQNEVEIFQTDSMGPPKFL; via the exons ATGTCGACGCTGGAAGCGGAAGCGGAACCCTCCTCCAATCACATTCACTCTCTTCCGTTAGTTGACCTCCGCCTCCTGTCTCAGCCCGAACTCTACACCCTCTCCCTCTCTGGCGCCACTCACCGCCATCAACGAGCCAGCGACAACGATCCCGTCATTCCCAAGATCGACCGTTCTAATTTCAACGAATCCGCGGGCAGCCGCAAACAGACCTTCTCCAAACTACGCCTCAACAAGCGCAAACAAAATTCCGCGGCTCTCGCCTCTTCCTCTTACCACATTCCGGAGCCCGTCGACCGAGAAAACTCCCAAATTATCTCTCTGCTGCAGCAACTCTTTGGCGTAGAGCCTCTTCGCAACGAGCTGCGCCCCAACAGCGGTGATGCAGCGGACCGTCAATTGTTTCCGGTCCATGTTGAGTTCAAACAGCCGCCTCCACTGCCTGTGGCGTTTCAGAACGTTCCAATTGACGTTATTGATGCTTCTAATAGGAAGAGGAAGCGCGGGCGGCCGAGGAAGAACGAGAATTTGGTAACGGTATTCGAGGAGGAGACCAAGAAGGTTAACGAAGAGGGCAGCACAGTGGTCAGGGTCAACGAGAGGGGATTTGGTATGGACGCAGATGGTTTGGATTATGATCCTTTTGGGGAGGAGTTGAAGAGAAGGACGGAAGGGTTGGAGACGGAACGACAGTTGTTGGAATTTTTGGAGACTCTGAATGGAGAGTGGGCGAGTCAGAGGAAGAAGAGGCGGATTGTCTCGGCCAGTGATCTTAGCGACTTGTTGCCTGCCGGATGGAAGATAGTTATTACCCTTTTGAGGAGGGCAGGTCGTGCTTCTGTTGTTTGTCGCCGTTACGTAAG TCCTGGTGGGCACCAGTTTGAGTCTTGCAAGGAAGCTTCTGCGTACTTGCTTTCTGTTTCTGGTGTTCAAGATAAGGGCTATTTAAAATCTAGTTGTACTGATGATGGTGCTCAGCAATTGTCCAGTAGTATGAACATGGCATCTGAAAGT AGTGTTGGTCATGTCCCTGCCAGAGCCACGAAGACTGATGCCAATGCAAATTATTCGTCTATTCACTCTGGTCAAGAGAATCAGCTCCCAATATCATTATCAGTTGGGAGTGGAAATTTCAACAGTGATCTAGCTTTGGGTTGTAAATCAGGAGCTGCTAGTGATGACTTTAGAGGCTTTGATCATCAAACGGAAGATAAAAAACTGTTGGAGGCTGATAAGAATGATGGAAGTTCAGTTCAGGGATGTTCTCACGTGAATGATATAGTTTGTAATGAGTCTACTGATGCTGCATGCAATCTTTATATTCCTTTAGTTTTCTCAACTCCCTTCTCCACTAATAATAGTGACAACGGTCAAATTTCAGATGCTGCGACATGCATAGAAGGGGGCATTAGTAATTTTGCTAGTCAGGATACAAATACCGGGTGCCCTGAAACTGTTCCCTGTGGAATTGACAacaatgggcttgggctttctGTGAAATtagtggaagagaacactcagAAAATAAGTTTTGATAGCAGCACACTGGCTCCAAATTCTGAGGGGAAAATATTTTCTGGTAAAAATTTAGAGGATAGACATCTTATCAGTTCACAGGAAGATATGGAAATTGCAGATGATAAGGTCACTAATGATGACAAACAATTAATTGTATGTGGCACAGACCGGTCTGAGTTTAAAGATGTTTTTACTGATATTAAACTGCAGAGTAGTTCTGAGGGTTTTTCACTTGTCACATCTCATTGTGAACTTAAACACGCATCTCTAAGTAATATGGACAGGACACAGACTTCCGAGTTGAAGGACTCTGctgaggaaaatatttttgacagtGATCTATTTAGCTCATCTATTGATGAAAGAACATGTGTTCCAAGTGGTTACATTAGTAATGTTTCTTTTAGTTCTTGCACACAAGATGCAGTTGAGTATGgtggatttgatttttcttctgaTCTTAAATTAACTAAGGATGTTAGTGATAATCATATTCTTTCTAATGAGGATGCTGTGACAAGATGTTTACAGGAGAGGAGTTCCTTGAATGACCAAAATAGCATGATGGGCAATCTTTTGCATCGTAGTTCTCAAAGTGACTTATTTGCTCTAACAGCTAATCAGCACCCTTCTGCTTTTCATGATAATTTGAATACCTGTGATGGAACCTTTGATGCACTCAAAGGTGTTGATGCTGGATACATGGAGCCTCAGTTGGGCATTGTTTCTTGCAGCAATATTGCTGTAGATGCATATACTACTGCGAGCATTATGCAGGGAAACTCACAAGGATGTGTATCTGTTCCTCTTGGTGGAAGTATATTAaactttgaaaagaaaagtgaTGATGGTGCTAATAAAGCAAATAAGCCTTGCTTATCAGAAAAGTCTCAGAATGAAGTTGAAATATTTCAAACTGACTCTATGGGTCCACCCAAATTTCTTTAG
- the LOC108331874 gene encoding uncharacterized protein LOC108331874 isoform X2, which yields MSTLEAEAEPSSNHIHSLPLVDLRLLSQPELYTLSLSGATHRHQRASDNDPVIPKIDRSNFNESAGSRKQTFSKLRLNKRKQNSAALASSSYHIPEPVDRENSQIISLLQQLFGVEPLRNELRPNSGDAADRQLFPVHVEFKQPPPLPVAFQNVPIDVIDASNRKRKRGRPRKNENLVTVFEEETKKVNEEGSTVVRVNERGFGMDADGLDYDPFGEELKRRTEGLETERQLLEFLETLNGEWASQRKKRRIVSASDLSDLLPAGWKIVITLLRRAGRASVVCRRYVSPGGHQFESCKEASAYLLSVSGVQDKGYLKSSCTDDGAQQLSSSMNMASESSVGHVPARATKTDANANYSSIHSGQENQLPISLSVGSGNFNSDLALGCKSGAASDDFRGFDHQTEDKKLLEADKNDGSSVQGCSHVNDIVYAATCIEGGISNFASQDTNTGCPETVPCGIDNNGLGLSVKLVEENTQKISFDSSTLAPNSEGKIFSGKNLEDRHLISSQEDMEIADDKVTNDDKQLIVCGTDRSEFKDVFTDIKLQSSSEGFSLVTSHCELKHASLSNMDRTQTSELKDSAEENIFDSDLFSSSIDERTCVPSGYISNVSFSSCTQDAVEYGGFDFSSDLKLTKDVSDNHILSNEDAVTRCLQERSSLNDQNSMMGNLLHRSSQSDLFALTANQHPSAFHDNLNTCDGTFDALKGVDAGYMEPQLGIVSCSNIAVDAYTTASIMQGNSQGCVSVPLGGSILNFEKKSDDGANKANKPCLSEKSQNEVEIFQTDSMGPPKFL from the exons ATGTCGACGCTGGAAGCGGAAGCGGAACCCTCCTCCAATCACATTCACTCTCTTCCGTTAGTTGACCTCCGCCTCCTGTCTCAGCCCGAACTCTACACCCTCTCCCTCTCTGGCGCCACTCACCGCCATCAACGAGCCAGCGACAACGATCCCGTCATTCCCAAGATCGACCGTTCTAATTTCAACGAATCCGCGGGCAGCCGCAAACAGACCTTCTCCAAACTACGCCTCAACAAGCGCAAACAAAATTCCGCGGCTCTCGCCTCTTCCTCTTACCACATTCCGGAGCCCGTCGACCGAGAAAACTCCCAAATTATCTCTCTGCTGCAGCAACTCTTTGGCGTAGAGCCTCTTCGCAACGAGCTGCGCCCCAACAGCGGTGATGCAGCGGACCGTCAATTGTTTCCGGTCCATGTTGAGTTCAAACAGCCGCCTCCACTGCCTGTGGCGTTTCAGAACGTTCCAATTGACGTTATTGATGCTTCTAATAGGAAGAGGAAGCGCGGGCGGCCGAGGAAGAACGAGAATTTGGTAACGGTATTCGAGGAGGAGACCAAGAAGGTTAACGAAGAGGGCAGCACAGTGGTCAGGGTCAACGAGAGGGGATTTGGTATGGACGCAGATGGTTTGGATTATGATCCTTTTGGGGAGGAGTTGAAGAGAAGGACGGAAGGGTTGGAGACGGAACGACAGTTGTTGGAATTTTTGGAGACTCTGAATGGAGAGTGGGCGAGTCAGAGGAAGAAGAGGCGGATTGTCTCGGCCAGTGATCTTAGCGACTTGTTGCCTGCCGGATGGAAGATAGTTATTACCCTTTTGAGGAGGGCAGGTCGTGCTTCTGTTGTTTGTCGCCGTTACGTAAG TCCTGGTGGGCACCAGTTTGAGTCTTGCAAGGAAGCTTCTGCGTACTTGCTTTCTGTTTCTGGTGTTCAAGATAAGGGCTATTTAAAATCTAGTTGTACTGATGATGGTGCTCAGCAATTGTCCAGTAGTATGAACATGGCATCTGAAAGT AGTGTTGGTCATGTCCCTGCCAGAGCCACGAAGACTGATGCCAATGCAAATTATTCGTCTATTCACTCTGGTCAAGAGAATCAGCTCCCAATATCATTATCAGTTGGGAGTGGAAATTTCAACAGTGATCTAGCTTTGGGTTGTAAATCAGGAGCTGCTAGTGATGACTTTAGAGGCTTTGATCATCAAACGGAAGATAAAAAACTGTTGGAGGCTGATAAGAATGATGGAAGTTCAGTTCAGGGATGTTCTCACGTGAATGATATAGTTT ATGCTGCGACATGCATAGAAGGGGGCATTAGTAATTTTGCTAGTCAGGATACAAATACCGGGTGCCCTGAAACTGTTCCCTGTGGAATTGACAacaatgggcttgggctttctGTGAAATtagtggaagagaacactcagAAAATAAGTTTTGATAGCAGCACACTGGCTCCAAATTCTGAGGGGAAAATATTTTCTGGTAAAAATTTAGAGGATAGACATCTTATCAGTTCACAGGAAGATATGGAAATTGCAGATGATAAGGTCACTAATGATGACAAACAATTAATTGTATGTGGCACAGACCGGTCTGAGTTTAAAGATGTTTTTACTGATATTAAACTGCAGAGTAGTTCTGAGGGTTTTTCACTTGTCACATCTCATTGTGAACTTAAACACGCATCTCTAAGTAATATGGACAGGACACAGACTTCCGAGTTGAAGGACTCTGctgaggaaaatatttttgacagtGATCTATTTAGCTCATCTATTGATGAAAGAACATGTGTTCCAAGTGGTTACATTAGTAATGTTTCTTTTAGTTCTTGCACACAAGATGCAGTTGAGTATGgtggatttgatttttcttctgaTCTTAAATTAACTAAGGATGTTAGTGATAATCATATTCTTTCTAATGAGGATGCTGTGACAAGATGTTTACAGGAGAGGAGTTCCTTGAATGACCAAAATAGCATGATGGGCAATCTTTTGCATCGTAGTTCTCAAAGTGACTTATTTGCTCTAACAGCTAATCAGCACCCTTCTGCTTTTCATGATAATTTGAATACCTGTGATGGAACCTTTGATGCACTCAAAGGTGTTGATGCTGGATACATGGAGCCTCAGTTGGGCATTGTTTCTTGCAGCAATATTGCTGTAGATGCATATACTACTGCGAGCATTATGCAGGGAAACTCACAAGGATGTGTATCTGTTCCTCTTGGTGGAAGTATATTAaactttgaaaagaaaagtgaTGATGGTGCTAATAAAGCAAATAAGCCTTGCTTATCAGAAAAGTCTCAGAATGAAGTTGAAATATTTCAAACTGACTCTATGGGTCCACCCAAATTTCTTTAG
- the LOC108330469 gene encoding uncharacterized protein LOC108330469 translates to MAPRPPPQPIDHTVSDNTRLLELVIEALQQQNAALVQHNTTALQSLKAARANSEATQRQLMEIIATTRNTSGTSTSNATHQTEWSLENFLQHHPAKFNGKCLPDEADQWLRDMERIYDAKRCPDDNRLAFTEYLLTGEASHWWTSMKMIMADAQSPISWKVFRSKFYEEYFPDSVHFAKEVEFLQLVQAGMSVSKYTNKFKHLVRFNTMATSEEWQCRKFENGLRSELKLLISSLCIKSFPTMVERAKVLEKNVQEVAQQKKQQQQSLRGPISSRNNANLRRNPYAHPALSPNASGSQAQSVVVVGRSGQQGAVKCFQCGGPHYRSSCSQMVGEKYCTRCRRNGHLDSECNMGGRAVMRPPNSGRIQQGRGGRAQAVGRVYAITGVEAASSGTFIISTCLLYGKSCCVLFDLGATHSFISKACVEKLGLTESEMQFDLVVSTPAAGEVRTSTVCVRCPIEVEGRRYKVNLICLPLKELEVIL, encoded by the coding sequence ATGGCACCCAGACCTCCTCCTCAACCTATCGACCATACTGTATCCGACAATACAAGACTGTTGGAATTAGTGATAGAAGCACTTCAACAGCAGAACGCTGCCTTGGTGCAACATAATACGACCGCTTTGCAGAGTTTGAAAGCCGCACGTGCTAACTCTGAAGCGACCCAGAGACAGTTGATGGAAATCATCGCGACCACGAGGAACACGTCTGGAACGTCCACTTCTAACGCTACCCACCAGACTGAGTGGAGCTTAGAGAATTTCCTCCAACATCACCCTGCCAAATTTAATGGGAAGTGCCTTCCTGATGAGGCCGATCAGTGGCTACGTGATATGGAGAGAATCTATGATGCCAAGAGGTGTCCGGATGATAATAGACTGGCATTCACGGAGTATCTACTGACTGGAGAGGCTAGTCATTGGTGGACTAGCATGAAGATGATCATGGCGGACGCTCAAAGTCCCATCTCGTGGAAAGTCTTTAGGAGCAAGTTTTATGAGGAGTACTTCCCAGATAGCGTGCATTTCGCTAAGGAGGTGGAGTTTCTCCAATTGGTACAAGCTGGTATGTCAGTCTCTAAGTATACCAACAAGTTCAAGCATCTGGTTCGTTTTAATACCATGGCTACAAGCGAAGAATGGCAGTGTCGAAAGTTTGAGAATGGGCTGAGGAGTGAGTTGAAGCTGCTGATATCCAGCCTGTGTATTAAATCTTTTCCTACCATGGTGGAGAGAGCAAAAGTATTAGAGAAGAACGTTCAAGAGGTGGCACAGCAGAAGAAGCAACAGCAACAGTCGTTAAGAGGGCCTATATCGTCTAGGAACAATGCGAATTTGAGAAGGAATCCTTACGCTCATCCAGCGTTATCTCCTAACGCTAGTGGGTCTCAAGCTCAATCAGTGGTTGTTGTCGGACGGTCTGGGCAACAAGGGGCAGTGAAATGTTTTCAGTGTGGGGGACCCCATTACCGATCGTCATGTTCTCAGATGGTGGGAGAAAAATATTGCACTCGCTGCAGGAGGAACGGACATTTGGACAGCGAGTGTAACATGGGTGGACGAGCGGTCATGAGGCCACCCAACTCAGGAAGAATTCAACAAGGAAGGGGTGGTCGAGCGCAGGCAGTGGGGCGAGTATACGCAATAACGGGCGTTGAAGCAGCAAGCTCAGGTACATTTATCATCAGTACATGCTTACTATATGGAAAGTCTTGCTGTGTATTATTTGACTTGGGGGCAACACATTCCTTCAtttcgaaggcgtgcgttgagaaACTAGGATTGACAGAGAGtgagatgcagttcgacttggtggtgtcaaccccagcagCTGGggaggttaggacgtctaccGTCTGTGTTAGATGTCCTATAGAGGTTGAGGGGCGTAGATATAAGGTGAACCTCATCTGTTTACCTCTAAAAGAGTTAGAGGTGATTTTatga